The following proteins are encoded in a genomic region of Drosophila bipectinata strain 14024-0381.07 chromosome XL, DbipHiC1v2, whole genome shotgun sequence:
- the LOC138926772 gene encoding importin-4-like, producing MGAVLVEIINGLLSSKTDKIRRATAALARALENPEAILGFCNILVSSTQTDIRQYAAVILNKRLSKLGHWQLLGQELQGQIKHMMLQALIAEEAKKVRSSIGQVVGSLVRHEVDKTDSWVSELLEFVFNKCASSESVESELGSTIFCTLADTAPDQFVLQLERVCQLFARVMVAAHSQGHIVTPTISNLVTGMSYLMPVIEGHPEAVNTVAGVMSEILNTVRAFAYTNDVQEFISVFSILESMADHVPRLLKDVRPVLDCCLEVASNKELEEGIRSETITFVARLVLLEEKNVIEQGLLEPILKVSFEMICCSSGDDNEDYYTTDGSSSVLSSALQALDVLAVNTSAEVLMPPLLQILEEALAHHDPIRRRAGFLTLAVMAEGCAATIVKQFLEPMLHTIKSGIICPSALVRNAAFFALGQFAQHLQPDISRYVPDIFPTIFQHLGQLVTEVTMGHPESKLLDRIFYALDTFIKHLKDEVKPHLALLMERLSEALVVQTAPKLCNLALSTIALVAAAAKGEFTPYVPRVVPIILEHMLAEEDHQQNRLKAMEILAIIARFVGKESFMPLTNDTMLFCLSIMEHRAEDRDMLRHAYNLMGAISNVANEEMGAVFPKIMNRILESVLPRSEEDEEMRESSELDEAQPEDDDLVEKEQAIVALKEFAANSGAAFAPYLHPAFDCVLKVVDSPYDSIRKAALEALSQFVIALYKIGDAEGVARASLVVVPKLAQVARVDQEQSVIIAALAALGELLKEVKGGVVPTIELRGIICELIKDLMTIKAACPDGDGNGDDDNEEVEGGDVVMEHAAQFLPLLGLALEPEEFSVYFARLHLQYVQHIPRDPIATDHCYIIYGALADCLQSLGTWIGQYFDHLCSVFIQGTSHPDAHARKKAYYGLGELVLHSERRSFASYPIILQSLSNAIATERNPSALDHIIAALARLLITHMEGVPLGEVLPAFMSYLPLREETRENVSVQKAFRVLFAKARPAVEPYLEQMLVITVQTVLRKELPDSQSTEESVNFIREIVHHYPPFFQKLSSSEECANLMHLL from the coding sequence ATGGGAGCTGTTTTAGTAGAAATAATAAATGGACTTTTAAGCTCCAAAACGGATAAAATTCGACGGGCCACTGCAGCCTTGGCACGGGCCTTGGAGAATCCCGAGGCGATACTGGGCTTCTGCAACATTCTGGTCTCCTCCACCCAGACTGACATCCGGCAGTACGCTGCAGTGATCCTCAACAAGCGACTGTCGAAGCTGGGACATTGGCAGCTCCTAGGCCAGGAACTGCAAGGCCAGATCAAGCACATGATGCTCCAAGCCCTCATCGCCGAAGAGGCGAAGAAAGTGAGGAGTAGCATCGGTCAGGTAGTGGGCAGCCTGGTGCGCCACGAGGTGGATAAGACCGACTCTTGGGTGTCGGAGCTGCTGGAATTTGTTTTCAACAAGTGCGCTTCGTCGGAGTCCGTGGAGAGTGAACTGGGCTCCACCATATTCTGCACACTGGCCGACACAGCGCCGGACCAGTTCGTCCTTCAGCTTGAAAGAGTGTGCCAGCTTTTCGCCAGGGTAATGGTGGCGGCACATAGCCAGGGCCACATCGTCACCCCAACTATCAGTAACCTGGTTACCGGCATGAGCTACCTGATGCCCGTTATTGAGGGGCATCCAGAAGCGGTAAACACTGTGGCCGGGGTGATGTCGGAAATCCTTAACACCGTCCGAGCTTTCGCGTATACCAACGATGTTCAGGAGTTCATCTCGGTTTTTAGCATCCTGGAGAGCATGGCCGACCACGTGCCTCGGCTGCTGAAGGATGTTAGGCCCGTGTTGGATTGCTGCCTGGAGGTGGCCAGCAACAAGGAGTTGGAGGAGGGCATCCGCTCCGAGACCATTACCTTCGTGGCGCGCTTAGTGCTGCTTGAAGAAAAGAATGTGATCGAGCAGGGGCTGCTGGAGCCCATTCTAAAGGTTTCGTTTGAGATGATTTGCTGCTCCTCGGGCGACGACAACGAGGATTACTACACGACCGATGGTAGCAGCAGTGTGCTCTCCTCCGCTCTTCAGGCTCTGGATGTTTTGGCAGTGAACACTTCGGCAGAGGTGCTAATGCCGCCCCTCCTGCAGATCCTTGAAGAGGCCCTGGCACACCACGACCCGATTCGCCGCCGCGCTGGCTTCCTGACCTTGGCAGTCATGGCCGAGGGATGCGCCGCTACCATCGTGAAGCAGTTTCTGGAGCCGATGCTCCACACCATAAAGAGCGGGATAATCTGTCCATCGGCACTGGTGCGCAACGCGGCCTTCTTCGCTCTTGGGCAGTTCGCACAGCACCTGCAACCAGACATCTCTAGGTATGTGCCAGACATCTTCCCCACCATATTCCAACACCTCGGCCAGCTGGTCACCGAGGTTACGATGGGCCATCCCGAGTCCAAGCTCTTGGACCGAATTTTTTACGCCCTGGACACCTTCATCAAGCACCTGAAGGACGAGGTGAAGCCGCACTTGGCGCTGCTGATGGAGCGCCTCTCCGAAGCCTTGGTCGTCCAGACCGCCCCCAAGCTCTGTAACCTGGCCTTGTCCACCATAGCGTtagtggctgctgctgccaagGGTGAGTTCACTCCGTATGTCCCCCGTGTGGTACCCATTATTCTGGAGCACATGCTGGCAGAGGAGGACCATCAACAGAACCGCCTGAAGGCAATGGAAATTCTGGCGATCATTGCCCGCTTCGTCGGGAAAGAGAGCTTCATGCCGCTGACCAACGACACCATGCTATTCTGCCTGTCGATTATGGAGCACAGGGCCGAGGATAGGGATATGCTCAGGCACGCGTACAACCTGATGGGAGCCATCTCCAACGTGGCCAACGAGGAAATGGGTGCTGTATTCCCCAAGATCATGAACCGCATTCTGGAATCGGTGCTCCCGAGGTCCGAGGAGGATGAAGAGATGCGGGAGAGCTCCGAACTGGACGAAGCGCAGCCGGAGGACGATGACCTCGTCGAGAAGGAGCAGGCCATTGTGGCGCTGAAGGAGTTCGCTGCCAACTCGGGAGCTGCTTTCGCTCCGTATCTTCATCCGGCGTTCGACTGCGTCCTTAAGGTAGTGGACAGCCCCTACGACTCCATTCGCAAGGCCGCGCTGGAGGCCCTGTCCCAGTTCGTGATCGCTCTGTACAAGATCGGGGATGCAGAGGGAGTTGCTCGCGCCAGCCTGGTGGTCGTACCCAAGTTGGCCCAAGTCGCTCGCGTCGACCAGGAGCAGTCGGTAATTATTGCCGCACTGGCAGCACTCGGAGAACTGTTGAAGGAAGTCAAGGGTGGCGTGGTGCCCACAATCGAGTTGCGAGGGATTATCTGCGAACTCATCAAGGACTTGATGACCATCAAGGCGGCTTGCCCAGACGGTGATGGAAATGGCGACGACGACAACGAGGAGGTGGAAGGCGGGGACGTTGTCATGGAGCATGCGGCCCAATTCCTCCCGCTCTTGGGCCTTGCCCTGGAGCCTGAGGAGTTCTCCGTCTACTTCGCACGACTCCATCTTCAGTATGTCCAGCACATCCCGAGAGATCCCATTGCCACTGACCATTGCTACATAATTTACGGCGCCTTGGCCGACTGCCTTCAGAGCCTGGGCACCTGGATCGGCCAATACTTCGACCACCTGTGCTCCGTGTTCATCCAGGGGACATCTCACCCAGACGCGCACGCCCGCAAAAAGGCATACTACGGCCTGGGCGAGCTGGTCTTGCATTCAGAGAGGAGGTCTTTCGCATCTTATCCGATCATCCTCCAATCCCTCTCGAATGCCATCGCCACGGAGAGGAACCCTTCTGCCCTGGACCACATTATAGCAGCTCTCGCCCGGCTATTGATCACCCACATGGAAGGTGTGCCTCTGGGTGAAGTCCTCCCAGCGTTCATGTCCTACCTGCCACTGCGCGAGGAGACGCGCGAGAACGTCTCGGTCCAAAAGGCGTTCCGGGTACTCTTCGCCAAGGCACGACCTGCCGTTGAGCCGTATCTGGAGCAGATGCTAGTCATCACCGTTCAAACGGTCCTCAGGAAGGAACTACCCGACTCCCAGTCTACCGAAGAGAGCGTCAACTTCATCAGGGAAATTGTACATCATTATCCTCCGTTTTTCCAAAAACTGTCTAGTTCCGAGGAGTGTGCGAATCTCATGCACTTGTTGTAA
- the LOC108133750 gene encoding uncharacterized protein: MARKLQWYDYKWHELVALNDRKTFSSEVERQERRHKLEMALSHMMPWNDCDFSRINVRSPHPLECRSADDWSRILEGNLGATVRVCIGRATFWCIPALLQLHSGYFARHPRSVSRFREGTDLTAVGFRAAYDWMRQKEPLDANSQPGKLVELLHTAIQLDISSLEVICNRYLCSSQCREQIAFDIYMRARTYEVLRPQCQLMLQRIGFHFLAMVGDSQYLDLPVEDLVTILQQDNLGVNTEMEVLYSIIRWMAARPIKRRGLLSRLFECIRFTRLPNKLLRRMWHGLMFPDLSNNLNFLTILKDDLEVEERISQAITVVGLRAIYTDHHEFKKMCRDFSLAVDAPREWLYDEDCPYHRPRPRAPYSHVSFSAFFKYVTLRAEKAKEAPRELINLRATLPSSETEKQDGDVDLEQDNYDDLDYISGEMLRLQQDPQETSNPIIPPIMESATEREEDPDDEQPVPLSPEEWNDQVEFEELESVPAQSKIEESRESGQCLLVHPEPVQTEASALAQSPAPATVPTQAVSLVSSPASTSTAVLCGAPMLVSVLLPAPATVSFLLRNRRNHNEDMLGEGLTSRIGIHIPSPTNMVYSPTRSRWLMAIRDCLIGDEVEANREDEDITCRSRYAADLENMCNGQPLAPEVEDGYPEDKKIEVVPFESYLLTTSEIIAQMLARVGEKDDAEVKEAPELAPEENNSKS; the protein is encoded by the coding sequence ATGGCCCGGAAACTGCAGTGGTACGACTATAAGTGGCACGAGTTGGTGGCCTTGAATGACCGCAAAACGTTCAGCAGCGAAGTGGAGCGCCAGGAGCGTCGTCACAAACTAGAGATGGCCCTGAGCCATATGATGCCATGGAACGATTGCGACTTTTCGAGGATCAATGTCCGGTCGCCGCATCCCCTCGAGTGCCGTTCCGCCGACGACTGGAGTCGCATCTTGGAGGGAAACCTGGGCGCCACTGTCCGCGTCTGCATCGGCAGGGCCACCTTCTGGTGCATCCCGGCACTGCTCCAGCTACACTCCGGCTACTTTGCGCGTCACCCGCGTTCCGTAAGTCGTTTCCGGGAAGGCACAGATCTTACCGCCGTTGGTTTTCGGGCCGCTTATGATTGGATGAGGCAGAAGGAGCCCCTGGACGCAAACTCGCAGCCCGGCAAGCTGGTGGAACTGCTGCACACCGCCATCCAGCTGGACATAAGCTCACTGGAAGTCATATGTAATCGCTACCTGTGCAGTTCGCAGTGCCGGGAACAGATCGCATTCGATATCTACATGCGGGCCAGGACGTACGAGGTTCTGCGTCCCCAGTGCCAGCTGATGCTCCAACGGATCGGGTTCCACTTCCTGGCCATGGTCGGGGACAGCCAATACCTGGACCTGCCGGTAGAAGATCTAGTGACAATACTGCAGCAGGACAATCTGGGGGTCAACACGGAGATGGAGGTTCTGTACAGCATCATCCGCTGGATGGCCGCCCGGCCCATCAAACGAAGGGGATTGCTGAGCCGCCTGTTTGAGTGCATCCGCTTTACGCGTCTGCCCAACAAACTGCTGCGCAGGATGTGGCACGGCTTAATGTTCCCCGACCTTTCCAACAACCTCAATTTTTTGACCATTTTGAAGGACGATCTAGAGGTTGAAGAACGCATCAGCCAAGCCATCACCGTGGTGGGCTTGCGCGCTATCTACACAGACCACCACGAGTTCAAGAAAATGTGCCGCGACTTTAGTCTGGCGGTGGATGCTCCACGCGAGTGGCTCTACGACGAGGACTGCCCGTACCATCGGCCCCGGCCCCGCGCACCCTACTCGCATGTCAGCTTCAGTGCATTTTTCAAGTATGTGACTCTCCGGGCGGAGAAGGCAAAGGAGGCTCCCCGGGAGCTGATCAACTTGCGGGCCACATTGCCCTCATCCGAAACGGAGAAGCAGGATGGTGACGTCGACCTGGAGCAAGACAACTACGACGACTTGGACTACATCTCGGGTGAGATGCTCCGACTGCAGCAGGATCCACAAGAGACAAGCAACCCTATCATTCCACCAATAATGGAGAGCGCCACCGAGCGAGAGGAGGATCCGGATGATGAACAACCAGTGCCCCTTTCACCCGAAGAGTGGAACGACCAGGTAGAGTTCGAGGAGCTCGAGTCCGTGCCAGCCCAATCGAAGATTGAAGAGTCCCGGGAATCCGGACAGTGCTTATTGGTGCATCCGGAACCGGTTCAGACTGAAGCTTCGGCTTTAGCTCAGTCTCCAGCTCCGGCTACAGTTCCTACTCAGGCCGTGTCTCTAGTCTCGTCTCCGGCTTCTACTTCAACTGCAGTTCTATGTGGCGCTCCAATGTTAGTTTCAGTTTTGCTTCCAGCTCCTGCTACAGTTTCATTTTTGCTTCGCAATCGGCGCAACCATAACGAAGACATGTTGGGAGAAGGTTTAACTTCCAGAATCGGTATACACATTCCGTCACCTACGAATATGGTTTATTCACCCACTCGTTCCCGCTGGCTGATGGCCATCAGAGACTGCCTCATCGGCGATGAGGTGGAGGCGAACCGCGAGGACGAGGACATCACATGTCGCAGTCGCTATGCCGCTGACTTGGAGAATATGTGCAACGGGCAGCCTCTCGCTCCCGAGGTGGAAGACGGTTATCCAGAGGATAAGAAGATTGAAGTCGTTCCCTTTGAGTCATACTTACTGACAACTAGCGAGATCATAGCCCAGATGCTGGCCAGGGTTGGGGAGAAGGACGATGCCGAGGTGAAGGAGGCACCAGAACTTGCTCCTGAAGAAAACAACTCCAAGTCTTAA
- the LOC108133751 gene encoding uncharacterized protein, with translation MVSGRSFQADSPAGPSNRLAVCLIHFVLAVTSGWGLKQSSGRQAMAAFGIFFGHSLLCLLRHTHPNPGQLQRLLCDKSRRYSSVLFVTLIVGELQVINPTTKIGEFFGADWDRLAFGLWTGTLALAIGSLWTGGNRGSPIGAGFVKLDAAHLGLCVMWNVYCLWHIAVVDEHWWSLGLALLVLLNHFVLWRLPLHFNISQLEVATIGMCFTTIFALSAIQEQLEAVVSGLPVI, from the exons ATGGTATCCGGCAGATCTTTTCAGGCTGACAGCCCGGCCGGGCCAAGCAACCGCCTGGCTGTCTGCCTCATCCACTTCGTCCTGGCAGTCACTTCCGGCTGGGGCCTGAAGCAAAGCTCTGGCCGCCAGGCGATGGCAGCTTTTGGTATATTCTTTGGCCACAGTCTGCTCTGCCTGCTCCGGCACACACATCCGAATCCGGGTCAGCTCCAGAGGCTTCTGTGTGACAAGTCGCGGCGCTACTCCTCCGTGCTCTTCGTCACCCTGATCGTGGGTGAACTGCAG GTCATCAACCCAACTACCAAAATCGGTGAATTCTTTGGCGCCGACTGGGATCGACTGGCCTTTGGACTCTGGACCGGCACCCTGGCCCTGGCCATCGGAAGCCTCTGGACGGGCGGCAACCGGGGCAGCCCCATTGGCGCCGGCTTCGTCAAGCTGGATGCCGCCCACTTGGGCCTCTGCGTCATGTGGAATGTGTATTGTTTGTGGCACATTGCCGTCGTGGACGAGCACTGGTGGTCCCTAGGTCTGGCCCTGCTCGTGCTGCTAAACCACTTTGTTTTGTGGCGCCTGCCGCTGCACTTCAACATCAGCCAGCTGGAAGTGGCCACCATTGGCATGTGCTTCACCACGATTTTCGCCCTGAGTGCCATCCAGGAGCAACTGGAGGCGGTGGTCAGTGGACTGCCGGTGATCTAG
- the mRpL33 gene encoding large ribosomal subunit protein bL33m gives MRLTNVLLKKVKSKRIMVVLESVVSGHQYNAFRDRLADKLEIIRFDPYIQKESLYRERKKIRSA, from the exons ATGCGCCTGACCAACGTTCTGCTGAAGAAGGTGAAAAGCAA GCGCATAATGGTTGTGCTGGAGAGCGTGGTCAGCGGGCACCAGTACAATGCCTTCCGGGACCGTCTGGCGGACAAGTTGGAAATAATTCGCTTCGATCCTTACA TTCAAAAGGAGAGCCTGTACCGCGAACGCAAGAAAATCCGTAGCGCCTAA
- the NO66 gene encoding bifunctional lysine-specific demethylase and histidyl-hydroxylase NO66, with translation MSRNQRDLPIGANSNAEKMNGKPQANGKPAGKAGNKQNPKSSLDVFLDKLYDDNRKTSLSPQQQRRKVKEYLSGQMPGTSNPSIGPSESSSSEYSSEDQESQDSGSDDQESQDSGSDEQESSDCSSDSEEMTEYTMSSSSSPEIPPVRRTNEKAASQDANNNKVAPIKNKTAAEKAGPAPANPRIQRRVTMAGALVHTEPEATKSGALACPLKRKSVASCPLPAKAKSPNPTPAAKSPNPTQAAKSKAAAGAVVPPRIVQEDDKNKPGTSAGLAVPRSGRSKSKSPVGGKSSSKPGTSAGDTAAEGSSGAKSSTVKAAKAKSTGSAGDGDAAGDADGPSTSSAAKKKDESSKTKDYHKVNSIEEGRRMLQWVINPLQSDEFFANFWEKNACQVQRQNPKYFSELISFRMIDEMLIRHHLEFTTNIDVTSYKDGVRETLNPEGRAMPPAVWGFYADGCSIRILNPSTYLAGLRQVCATMQEFFHCLVGANVYLTPPNSQGFAPHYDDIEAFVLQVEGRKRWRLYMPVKPTDILARHSSGNFNQSELGEPIFDEVLEAGDVLYFPRGTVHQAITEQNQHSLHITLSVYQQQAYANLLENLMPMVLKNAVENKIALRHGLPLHTWQNLGLANGGGESRSRSTLIQGIQQMVQKYLVPTEEQIDAAVDQLAKKFQHEALPPTILPEERTRTVFGSRSETDAQGQCLCDYEFNQQTSIRLLRANIVRLVAEEGALHLYYYVDNALEYCKYDANFMELDPSEAGAVELLIHTYPAYIKVSDLPLTSSSRRVDVALDLWERGLLMTEKPFK, from the coding sequence ATGTCTCGCAACCAACGCGATTTGCCAATTGGCGCCAACTCGAACGCAGAAAAGATGAACGGCAAGCCACAAGCTAACGGTAAGCCAGCCGGTAAGGCGGGTAACAAGCAGAACCCCAAGTCGAGCCTGGACGTCTTCTTGGACAAGCTGTACGACGATAATAGGAAGACAAGCTTGTCGCCGCAGCAACAACGCCGCAAAGTCAAGGAGTACCTCAGCGGCCAGATGCCGGGTACCAGCAATCCTTCCATTGGCCCATCCGAATCGAGCTCATCTGAGTACAGCAGCGAAGATCAAGAGTCTCAGGACTCTGGCAGCGACGACCAAGAATCTCAAGACTCTGGCAGCGACGAACAAGAGTCTTCCGACTGTTCGTCCGACAGCGAAGAAATGACCGAGTACACCATGAGCAGCAGCTCTTCTCCAGAGATTCCGCCGGTGCGCCGCACCAACGAGAAAGCTGCCTCCCAAGACGCCAATAACAACAAGGTAGCGCCCATCAAGAACAAGACGGCGGCCGAAAAGGCCGGCCCTGCTCCGGCCAATCCGCGCATCCAGCGCCGCGTCACCATGGCCGGGGCTCTGGTGCACACTGAACCTGAGGCCACCAAGTCGGGAGCACTCGCTTGCCCACTGAAGCGCAAATCAGTGGCCTCCTGCCCTTTGCCGGCCAAGGCCAAGTCTCCGAATCCAACCCCGGCCGCCAAGTCCCCAAATCCAACTCAGGCCGCCAAGTCGAAGGCTGCAGCCGGAGCTGTGGTGCCTCCTCGCATCGTCCAGGAGGACGATAAGAACAAGCCAGGCACAAGTGCTGGCCTCGCCGTCCCTCGTAGTGGCCGCAGCAAATCCAAGTCCCCGGTTGGCGGAAAATCCAGTTCGAAGCCAGGCACCTCTGCCGGCGACACAGCCGCCGAGGGCTCATCCGGTGCCAAGTCAAGCACCGTCAAGGCAGCCAAGGCCAAGTCCACCGGCAGCGCTGGGGACGGGGATGCCGCTGGAGACGCCGACGGTCCCAGCACTTCATCTGCCGCAAAGAAGAAAGATGAGTCATCGAAAACCAAAGACTACCATAAGGTCAACAGCATCGAGGAGGGACGCCGCATGCTCCAGTGGGTCATCAATCCCCTCCAGTCAGACGAGTTCTTCGCAAACTTCTGGGAGAAGAACGCCTGCCAGGTGCAGCGCCAAAATCCCAAGTACTTCTCCGAACTCATCTCGTTTCGGATGATCGACGAGATGCTGATCCGCCATCACCTGGAGTTCACCACCAACATCGACGTGACCAGCTACAAGGATGGCGTGCGTGAGACCCTCAATCCCGAGGGCAGGGCCATGCCGCCGGCCGTTTGGGGCTTCTACGCCGACGGCTGCAGCATTCGTATCTTGAATCCGTCGACCTACCTGGCCGGACTGCGCCAGGTGTGCGCCACGATGCAGGAGTTCTTCCACTGCCTGGTCGGGGCCAATGTCTACTTGACTCCGCCGAACAGCCAGGGATTCGCTCCCCACTACGATGACATCGAGGCGTTCGTCCTCCAAGTGGAGGGACGCAAGCGCTGGCGCTTGTACATGCCGGTCAAGCCCACCGACATCCTGGCGCGCCACTCTTCCGGCAACTTTAACCAGAGTGAGCTCGGCGAACCGATCTTCGACGAGGTCCTAGAGGCTGGGGACGTGCTCTACTTCCCACGTGGCACCGTCCACCAGGCCATCACCGAGCAGAACCAGCACTCGCTGCACATCACCCTGAGTGTCTACCAGCAGCAGGCCTACGCCAATCTGCTCGAGAACCTGATGCCCATGGTGCTGAAGAACGCTGTGGAGAACAAGATAGCACTGCGCCACGGCCTGCCGTTGCACACCTGGCAGAACCTGGGACTCGCCAACGGCGGCGGAGAGAGTCGTTCACGCTCGACCCTCATCCAGGGCATTCAGCAGATGGTCCAGAAGTATCTGGTACCCACCGAGGAGCAAATCGACGCGGCTGTGGACCAGCTGGCCAAGAAGTTCCAGCACGAGGCCTTGCCTCCGACCATTTTGCCGGAGGAGCGTACGCGCACGGTGTTCGGGTCGCGCAGCGAGACCGACGCCCAGGGCCAGTGCCTGTGCGACTACGAGTTCAACCAGCAGACCTCCATCCGCCTGCTCCGCGCCAACATTGTGCGCCTGGTGGCCGAGGAGGGCGCTCTCCATCTCTACTACTACGTGGACAATGCCCTCGAGTACTGCAAGTACGACGCCAACTTTATGGAGCTCGACCCGTCCGAGGCCGGTGCCGTTGAGCTACTGATCCACACCTATCCGGCCTACATCAAGGTCAGCGATCTGCCCCTCACCTCCAGCAGTCGCCGTGTTGATGTGGCCTTGGACTTGTGGGAGCGCGGCCTCCTGATGACTGAGAAGCCATTCAAGTAA